In Paenibacillus sp. FSL R7-0345, a single window of DNA contains:
- a CDS encoding S-layer homology domain-containing protein: MKKRAFAVITTVSLLSFSLGSPLFAAGGTFKDIDNVNGRDKINSLKSKGLIKGLSDTQFLPGSIVTNAQAVQFISGGLQLSLAAIDFSKAPVASAIFSKVKDNAWYAEAFINAHYNDIEIPADIDPSKPVTKELFTSLLVQGVERAGNLPMINIVPAEINDEAQMTPSYQGSIQRSLKYKINVLDTKGNFNPKSEITRAEAAVMLYNALEYLNGRTPAAGN; encoded by the coding sequence ATGAAAAAACGTGCTTTCGCAGTGATTACAACCGTTTCGCTCCTTTCCTTCTCGCTCGGGAGTCCACTTTTTGCAGCCGGCGGCACCTTTAAGGATATTGATAATGTGAACGGCAGAGACAAGATCAATTCGCTGAAGTCGAAAGGGCTGATCAAGGGGCTGTCCGATACCCAGTTTCTGCCCGGCTCCATCGTCACTAATGCCCAGGCGGTGCAGTTTATTTCCGGCGGCCTCCAGCTAAGCCTTGCGGCAATTGACTTCAGCAAGGCTCCGGTTGCCAGCGCCATATTCAGCAAAGTGAAAGACAATGCCTGGTATGCCGAAGCATTCATCAATGCCCACTATAATGATATTGAGATTCCGGCGGACATTGACCCGTCCAAGCCGGTGACCAAGGAATTGTTCACCAGCCTGCTGGTCCAGGGTGTGGAGCGGGCGGGCAATCTGCCGATGATCAACATCGTGCCTGCCGAGATTAACGATGAAGCCCAGATGACCCCGTCCTACCAGGGCAGTATTCAGCGTTCGCTTAAATACAAGATCAACGTCCTTGATACCAAAGGCAATTTTAATCCAAAAAGCGAGATTACCCGCGCAGAAGCAGCAGTCATGCTTTATAACGCTCTGGAGTATCTTAATGGACGCACGCCAGCAGCCGGTAATTAA